In Streptosporangiales bacterium, the sequence GGTGCACCTTCACCATCCGGCCGTAGCAGTACGCGGTGAACAACATCGCCACGAGCGTCACCACGTAGGCGGTCGGCAGGTGTCCCGCGGTGATCTCGGTGACCACGCCGTACGTGGTGAACACGGTGAGCGGCACCATGTAGGCGAGGCCGAAGAGGACGAGCGAGGGCAGCCCGAGCACCCGCCGCAGCGCGGTCTTCGCCGCGGCCGCGGGCTGCTGACCATGGATCTGTTCGGTCATGCGAGTCCTTTCCTCGGGCGCCCCGCACATGGACTATGCCGGCCGGACTACCATCGGTCAAGAAGCGCGCAACGATTCCCGCACGATCTACCGGCAGTTACGATGGAGATTCGCTAGCGTAGCCGCTGTTCGCAACGGATTCCACGCTCCTGTCCCCTCGAAACCGGAGGCCGCATGTACCAGCCCGCCGAGTTCCGCGAGCGGCGTGCGCAGGTACTGCACGAGCACATCGGGCGGCACAGCTTCGGCACCCTCGTCAGCCACGGCGCCGGCGGGCTGGCCGCCACCCACACCCCGTTCCTCTTCGACCCGGACCACGGCGAGCACGGCCTGCTCACCAGCCACCTGGCCAGACGCAACCCGCAGTGGCGCGACCTGACGGACGGCGCGGAGGTGCTGGTGATCTTCCGCGGGCCGGACGCGTACGTCGCGCCGCGCTGGTACATCGCGGAGCCCGACGTGCCGACGTGGAACTACACCGCGGTGCACGCGCACGGCGTGTACCGGCAGCTGACCGGCGCGGAGGCGACGCTCGACGTGCTGCGCAGGACCGTCGCCGAGCACGAGGTCGACCGCTGGCGGCTCGACTCGCTCGACGCCGAGCTGGTGACCGGCCTGGCCCGCGGCGTCGTCGCGTTCGAGGTCGAGGTCACGTCGCTGGCCGGCGGCTTCAAGCTGAGCCAGGACAAGCTCGCCGCGGACGTGGACGCGGTCGTCGCGGGTTTGCGCTCGTCCGGCGACGACGAGGCGCGGGCGGTGGCCGCGGCCGTCCGCGAGTACGGCTCACCCGGTCGGACGGGCGCGCCGAGCACCGACCCGACGTCGTACGGCCCGGAGGACACGCGCTGATGCTGAGCCAGCACGAGTACGCCGACCAGGACGCCGTCGGCCTCGCCGAGCTGGTCCGTAGCGGTGCCGTCACGGCGGGCGAGGTGCTCGACACCGCGCTGTCGCTGGTCGACGCGCTCGACGGCGAGCTGAACGCGATCGTCACCGTGCTGGCCGAGCACGCCCGCGACCAGGTGGCCGCCGGGCTGGGCGGCGGCCCGCTGGCCGGCGCCCCGATCGTGCTGAAGGACGAGTACCAGTTCCTGCCGGGTGCGCCGACCCAGCACGCCGCGCGCATCTCCGCGGGGCTGACCCAGGACCACCCCACCGAGCTGGTCGAGCGCTACCGCTGCGCCGGGGTGGTGATCGCCGCGAAGGCCAACCTGCCCGAGTTCGGCGCGAGCGTCACCTGCGAGCCGGTCGCGACCGGCACCACGAGGAACCCCTGGCGGCTGGACCGTACGGTCGGCGGCTCGTCCGGCGGGTCGTCGGCCGCCGTCGCCGCCGGCATCGTGCCGCTCGGCTACGCCAACGACGGGGCCGGCTCGATCCGGATCCCGGCGTCGTGCAACG encodes:
- a CDS encoding FMN-binding negative transcriptional regulator, producing MYQPAEFRERRAQVLHEHIGRHSFGTLVSHGAGGLAATHTPFLFDPDHGEHGLLTSHLARRNPQWRDLTDGAEVLVIFRGPDAYVAPRWYIAEPDVPTWNYTAVHAHGVYRQLTGAEATLDVLRRTVAEHEVDRWRLDSLDAELVTGLARGVVAFEVEVTSLAGGFKLSQDKLAADVDAVVAGLRSSGDDEARAVAAAVREYGSPGRTGAPSTDPTSYGPEDTR
- a CDS encoding amidase, encoding MLSQHEYADQDAVGLAELVRSGAVTAGEVLDTALSLVDALDGELNAIVTVLAEHARDQVAAGLGGGPLAGAPIVLKDEYQFLPGAPTQHAARISAGLTQDHPTELVERYRCAGVVIAAKANLPEFGASVTCEPVATGTTRNPWRLDRTVGGSSGGSSAAVAAGIVPLGYANDGAGSIRIPASCNGVFGLKPSRGRVPTGPDNGDLWNGLVIEHAVTRSVRDSAALLDATAGADLGAPYAAPAQDGPFLTEVDRAPGEI